One region of Candidatus Schekmanbacteria bacterium RIFCSPLOWO2_02_FULL_38_14 genomic DNA includes:
- a CDS encoding EpsI family protein, with translation MFSRKVGEWIATEDIKVDSSAKTALEPSFLVFRKYENGNKDAVWLCIVYHQNDRWGAHDPQVCYKSQGWNLYDYGGRYETRKISISGLEHKINYFYVEKEGVKEMVLYWWFGSGRKQMASRFDQILNMVFTGIFHGYVESGFIRVSIPLRVGKNEEDKAKALDFAKEVSQLIKNYLPK, from the coding sequence ATGTTTTCAAGAAAAGTAGGTGAATGGATTGCTACAGAAGATATCAAAGTAGATTCATCTGCTAAGACAGCTCTTGAACCTTCATTTTTGGTATTTAGAAAATATGAAAACGGAAACAAAGATGCTGTATGGCTCTGTATTGTATACCATCAGAATGATAGATGGGGAGCCCATGACCCTCAGGTATGCTATAAATCACAAGGTTGGAATTTGTATGATTATGGTGGAAGATATGAAACCAGAAAGATTTCGATAAGTGGATTAGAGCATAAAATAAATTATTTTTATGTTGAAAAAGAAGGTGTTAAAGAAATGGTTCTATATTGGTGGTTTGGTTCAGGTAGAAAGCAGATGGCAAGCAGATTTGACCAAATTCTCAATATGGTATTTACAGGAATATTTCATGGATATGTTGAAAGCGGATTTATTAGAGTATCAATTCCTCTCAGAGTAGGAAAAAATGAAGAAGACAAAGCGAAGGCTCTAGATTTTGCAAAAGAAGTTTCTCAGCTTATAAAAAACTATCTTCCTAAATAA